Below is a window of Candidatus Annandia pinicola DNA.
GCTTCTCAATATGCTAAAAAAACTATTATAAAAGTATACAATACAATTGGTTTATATCATTTATAGTTTACTTATTATATTTATTATGTTTAGTAAAAAATGTTAATAATATACTCATAAAAAAAACAATTAAATAAAGTATATTTGAAGTATATAAAGTTAAATAAGTATTATTAGAAGATAATAAAAAATTACTTGCATTAAATGTAATGAAGCTACCTGTAGTTCCTGAAATTAAAGTTAAATTTACAAATTTTATAGAAGGTATTTTAGTTTGCATAGCACTTAAAGTAATAATTATTGTATATATAGCACTTGAAAAAAAACCTATAAAAATCATTATAAAACTTAATAAATTAAAATTATTACATTGTAAGAATATAAATATAAATAAAGAAGACATTCCAGTTAAAAATATTAATATTTTTTGTAAATCTAAAATTTTATTTATATAACTAAAAAACCACATACCTAACATATAAAAAAACCAAAATATACTTGCTATTTTATTTTCATTAAGAGAATCAATTTTTATAAAATTTTTAACATAAGTAGGAATCCAACTAATAAACATAGATTGAGCTGAAATATAAAATAAAGACAATAAAAATAATAAAATATTTTCTAATTTTAAAGATTCTTTTTCTTTATAATTATTTTTTATTTTACTTTCTAAATTATTGAAATCAGTTATTAAAGTTAAACAAAAAATAATAAAATATACTAAACTAACTAATAAATAAATCCAAAAAAAATCAATTTTTTTAAAAATTAAAAACCCTGATATCATTGGAAATATTATACCAGAAACACTAAAAAAAGAATCAGTAATAAGCATATAAAAACCACGTTGTTTGCCTTCATAAATATTTGCTATTAAAAAAGTACCTATAGATAAGGATAAACCTCCAACAAATCCCATTAAAAAAATAAATAAAGAAAATATTTCTATAATTTTATTATTAAAAAACAAAATTATCATTGAAATAATTACTAAAAAAAAACTAAATATTATTTTGTTTTTTATAAAAACATTTTTTTTAATATAAGTATTTACTATCATAGCAACTAGAATACCTAAATTTAAAAATGCAAAATGTAAACTCATATTACTTAAAGATACTTTAAAATATATAGAAAGATTACCAATTATATTTCCAGTTATTACAGCTAATGCTCCAGTAAAAGAATATAATAAAAAACTAATAATAGTTAATTTTTTAATATTTAAATTAATCATAACAACCTCTTTTTTAAGTTTATAAAATAATTTATTTTTTTTTATTGATAAATATAAAAATATAGTTAAATATTATAATATAAAAATAATATTTTAAATAAAAAAATTATTGTATAATAATTTTATTATTTTTTTTAATATTATTATATAATTTATTTAGGATTTTTTTTATGGTTACTATTAATCAATTAGTAAAAAAATCAAGATCTAAAAAAATTATAAAAAGTAAAGCAGCTGCATTAGAATCTTCACCCCAAAAAAGAGGTGTATGTATTAAAGTATATACTACCACTCCTAAAAAACCTAATTCTGCATTACGTAAAGTATGTCGTGTTCGTTTAACAAATGGTATGGAAGTAACATCTTATATTGGAGGAGAAGGTCATAATTTACAAGAACATTCTGTAGTATTAATAAGAGGTGGCAGAGTAAAAGATTTGCCAGGTGTAAGATATCATACTATAAGAGGAGCTTTAGATTGTGATGGAGTTAAAAATAGAAAAAAATCTAGATCAAAATATGGTGTAAAGAAAGTAAAAAATGAATCTAATGATAAAAATAATAATAAAAACAATAAAAAAAAAATTAATAATAATAAAAAAAAAAACGATAAAAATAAAAATAATAATAATAGTAAATTAAAATAGGAGCATAAATGTCAAGACGTCGTTTATTTAAAAAACATAAAATAATTCCTGATCCTAAATTTGGATCTGAAATATTATCTAAATTTATTAATTTATTAATGTTAAAGGGTAAAAAAACAATAGCAGAAAAAACAGTATATAAAGCATTAAAAATTTTATCTGAACGTGTTGGTGAAAATGAAATAGATTCGTTTATAATGTCATTAAATAATATAAAACCTATTATAGAAGTAAAATCTAGAAGAATAGGAGGATCTACATATCAAATCCCTACAGAAATAAAATCATTTCGTAGAAATACATTAGCTATGCGTTGGATAATTAATGCTGCAAGAAAAAGAAAAGATAAATATATGTATTTAAAATTAGCTAATGAATTATATGATGCTAAATATAATAAGGGTTTAGCTGCAAAAAAAAAAGAGGAAATACATCGTTTAGCTGAATCTAACAAAGCATTTGCTCATTATAAATGGTAATCTAGATTTTTATTATTATTAAAAAAAAAAGAGGAAAAAAAATGTCACGTACAACACCTATTTCAAATTACCGTAATATTGGTATAAGTGCTCATATAGATGCTGGTAAAACTACTACTACTGAAAGAATTTTATTTTATACTGGAGTTAATTATAAGATTGGTGAAGTACATGACGGTGCAGCAACTATGGATTGGATGGCTCAAGAACAAGAAAGGGGAATTACTATTACTTCAGCAGCTACTACAACATTTTGGTCTGGAATGAATAATCAATTTAAACCACATAAAATTAATATAATTGATACTCCAGGACATGTAGATTTTACTATTGAAGTAGAAAGATCAATGAGAGTTTTAGATGGTGTTGTTATGTTATATTGTGCTGTTGGTGGTGTTCAACCTCAATCAGAAACAGTATGGCGTCAAGCTAATAAATATAAAGTTCCTAGAATTGCATTTATTAATAAAATGGATCGTATAGGTTCTAATTTTTTAAAAGTGATTGATCAAATGAAAAATAAATTGTATGCATGTCCAGTTCCAATTCAATTACCTATTGGATCAGAAAATAATTTTGTTGGTGTTATTGATTTAATAAAAATGAAAGCTATTTATTGGGATGATAAAAATAATGGTATTTATTTTAAATATTGTGATATTCCTAAAAATATGTTAAAAGAATCAAAAAGATGGAATAAAAAATTAATAGAAAGTGCATTAGAAGATAATGAATATTTAATGGAAAAATATTTAGATGGAATTGATATTTCTGAAAAAGAAATAAAATTAGAATTAAGAAATCTTGTATTAAAAAATAAAATTATGATAGTTACATGCGGATCTTCTTTTAGAAATAAAGGAGTTCAAGCCATGTTAGATGCAATTATTGATTATTTACCATCACCAAAAGATAAAATTTGTAATAAAAATATTTATTTTAATAAAAGTAAAAAAAAAAATAATAAAAATAAAGAACCTTTTTCTGCTTTAGCTTTTAAAATATCTAATGATTCATTTGTAGGAAACTTAACTTTTTTTAGAGTTTATTCTGGTATGATAAAAACTGGAGATATAATCTTAAATTCAGTAAAAAAACAAAAAGAAAGATTAGGAAGAATAGTACAAATGCATGCAAATAAAAGAGAAGAAATTAAAGAAGTACATTCTGGTGATATAGCAGCAGCTATAGGTTTAAAAAATGTTACAACAGGGGATACTTTATGTGATCCTGATAATAATATAATTTTAGAAAAAATAGATTTTCCAGAACCAGTAATTTCCGTTGCTTTAGAACCAAAAACTAAAATTGATCAAGAAAAAATGGGAATGTCTTTATCAAAATTGGCTAAAGAAGATCCTTCTTTTAAATTTTGTACTGATTTAGAATCTAATCAAACAATTATTTCTGGAATGGGGGAATTACATTTAGAAATTATTGTAGATCGTATGAAAAGAGAATTTAATGTTGAAGCTAATATAGGAAAACCTCAAGTTGCTTATAGAGAAACAATAAAAGAAAAAGTTATTAATGTTGAAGGAAAATATATTAGACAATCTGGTGGTAGAGGACAATATGGACATGTAGTAATTGATTTATCTCCATTAAAAAATAGTAAATCAAATTATTTATTCATTAATGATATTAAAGGTGGTGTTATACCTAATGAATATATATTAGCAATTAATAAAGGAATTCAGGAACAATTAAAATCTGGACCATTAGCAGGTTATCCAGTGGTAAACATATTAGTTAGATTACATTTTGGTTCTTACCATGATGTAGATTCATCTGAATTAGCTTTTAAATTTGCAGCTTCTATGGCTTTTAGAGATGCTTTTAAAAAAGCTTGTCCTGTTTTATTAGAACCTATTATGAAAGTTGAAATAATTACTCCAGAAAGTTATATGGGAGAAGTTATTGGTGATTTAAATAGAAGAAGGGGAATGATAGAAGGAATGGAAAGTAATTTAATGGATAAAATAATTACATCTAATGTACCTTTATCAGAAATGTTTAATTATTCAACTGATTTAAGATCAAAAACTCAAGGTAGAGCATTATATTCTATGGAATTTTTAAAATATAGTGAAACTCCTAATTTAATTTCAGAAAAAATTATTAAATTACGTGGTAAAAAAAATATTTAAGATTAATAATTGTTATATTATAAAAAATAAGGAAATTATGTCTAAAGAAAAATTTCAAAGAATTAAACCACATATTAATGTTGGTACTATAGGTCATGTAGATCATGGAAAAACAACTTTAACAGCAGCTATAACTACAGTACTATCTAAAATTCATGGTGGTTCTGCTAAAGCTTTTGAACAAATAGATAATGCTCCTGAAGAAAAAGCTCGTGGTATAACTATTAATACTTCTCATGTAGAATATAATACTAGTAAACGTCACTATGCTCATGTAGATTGTCCTGGACATGCAGATTATGTTAAAAATATGATAACAGGGGCTGCTCAAATGGATGGAGCTATTTTAGTAGTTGCTGCTACAGATGGGCCTATGCCTCAAACAAGAGAACATATATTATTAGGAAGACAAGTTGGGGTTCCTTATATAATGGTATTTTTAAATAAATGTGATATGGTTGATGATGAAGAATTATTAGAATTAGTAGAAATGGAAGTTCGTGATTTACTTACACAATATGAGTTTCCTGGTAATAAAATACCAATAGTAAGAGGGTCTGCTTTAAAAGCTTTAGAAGGTGATCCAAAATGGGAACAAAAAATTGTAGAATTAGCAAATCATTTAGATAATTATATACCAGAACCTAAAAGAGATATTGATAAACCATTTTTATTACCTATTGAAGATGTTTTTTCAATATCTGGAAGAGGAACAGTAGTTACTGGTCGTGTTGAAAGAGGATCTATCAAAATTGGAGAAGAAATTTCTATTATTGGAATAAAACCAACTACAAAAACAATATGTACTGGTGTAGAAATGTTTAGAAAATTATTAGATGAAGGAAGAGCTGGTGAAAATATTGGAGTTTTATTAAGAGGTACTAAAAGAGAAGAAATAGAAAGAGGACAGGTGTTAGCTAAACCAAATACTATTAAACCTCATACTAAATTTGAAGCAGAAGTATATATATTATCTAAAGAAGAAGGGGGTCGTCATACTCCATTTTTTAAAGGATATCGTCCACAATTTTATTTTAGAACAACAGATGTTACAGGTTTAATTGAATTACCTAAAGGCGTTGAAATGGTAATGCCTGGAGATAATATAAAAATGAATGTTGTATTGATACATCCTATAGCTATGGAAGATGGTTTAAGATTTGCAATTAGAGAAGGTGGACATACTGTAGGGGCTGGTATTGTATCTAAAATAATTGAATAAAAATATGAATTTAAAATATAAATTTTATAAAAAAAATAGGGCATTTTTAAAAAATGCCCTAATTATTAATAATTTATATTTATTTTTAAAAAAAAAAAAATTTTTTTTTATAATAATAATTTTTTTTTTATTATTAATAAATAATTTTTTTTATACAACTATTAAATATTATAAACATATAATAATTAATATTATATTATTAATTAATTTAAGCTATTTTTTTTATTTGAATTATAACAATAAAAGTATTTTAAAAAAATATTTAATTATTATAATAGATGAAATTTGTAATATTAATTGGATAAATTATAAAAAAATTATTATAATATTTATATATACTATTTTAATTATATTATTTACATCTTTTTTTATATTTATTATAGATTATATTATAATATATATTATTTCATTTTTAATAAAAATTAAATACTAAGTAATTGTATAATTAAATTTTATATAATAAAATAAGTGATAATATGTCTAAAAAAATTAAATCTTATATTAAATTACAAATTTTAGCTGGTATGGCTAATCCAAGTCCACCAGTAGGTCCTGCTTTAGGACAACAAGGTGTTAATATTGCACAATTTTGTAATCTTTTTAATGAAAAAACAAAAGATTTCGAAAAAAAAATGCCTATTCCTGTTATTATAACAGTTTATTATGATAAATCTTTTGATTTTATAATAAAAACACCACCAGCTTCTATTTTATTAAAAAAAGCAGCTAAAATTAAAAGTGGGGCAAATAAACCAAAAAAAGATAAAATAGGAAATATTACTTATAAACAAATTAAAAAAATAGCCTTAATTAAATCTAAAGATATGAATAGTTTAAATTTAAAATCTCAAATAAAATCTATTAAAGGAACAGCTATTTCTATGGGTTTAACTATAATAGATGATTAATAAATTAAAAAAACTATATGAATAAATTAAGTAAAAAATCAAATAAAAAATATTATAAATTTAATAAAAATAAAACATATAAATTTGATTATGCTATTGATATATTAAAAAAAAATACGATTTCTAGTTTCTTAGAAAGTGTAGATGTATCTATAAATTTAAATATTGATAAAAATAAAACTAAAAATAATATAAACAATTTTATAATATTACCATATAATATAAAAAAAAAGTTAAAAATAGTAGTATTTGCTCAAGGAAAAAACGCTGATTTAGCTAAAAAATGTGGAGCTGATTTTGTAGGTATGGAAGATTTATTAGAATTAATAAAAAAAGATGAAATTAAATATGATGTTGTAATTGCTACACCAGATTCTGTAAAATTAATAAAATCTTTAGGACCAATATTAGGACCTAAAGGATTAATGCCTAATTCTAAATTAGATACTATTACTAATAATATAAAGAGTTCTATAAAAAATATTAAAAACGGAAAGATTCAATACAAAAGTGATAAAAATGGAATTATAAATACTACAATTGGTAAAATTAATTTTAAAAATTATGAATTAAAAGAAAATTTAAAATTTTTATTATCAGATATACAAAAACTAAAATATAATAAAAATAAAGGAAATTTTTTAAAAAAAGTTTATTTATCTACTACTATGGGAATAGCTATTAATTTAATTATATCTAATATAATATAATTTTATAAATTATTATTAAAAATATGTTAATTTATAGTTTTAAATTAAGGAATTCAAATTAATGATATTAAGTTTTAATAATAAAAAAAAAATTGTTAACAAAATTAGTAAAATAATATCTAAATCATTATCTATTATTATAATTAGTATTTGTGGCATAGAAGTGAATAAAATAACAGAATTAAGAAAAAAATGTATAAAAAATAAAGTTTATTTAAAAATAGTACAAAATAATTTACTAAAAATAAGTATTAAAAATACTAAATACGAATGTTTAGAAAATAACATTGTAGGACCAACTATGATGGTTTGCTCTTTAGAACATCCTGGTACAGCTGCACGTTTATTAAAAGATTTTTTAAAAGAAAATAAAAAACTTAGTATTAAAGCAGCTTCATTTGAAGGAAAATTAATAACTTCTGATAAAATTGATATATTAACAAATTTACCAACATATAAAGAATCTTTAATTAATCTAATTAATATTCTTAAGGAAATATCAATAGGTAAGTTTATTAAATTATTAAATATTATAGTAAAAAAAAAAAAATAAATTAAAAAAAATAGGAAAATATGATGTCTTTTGATAAAGAAAAAATTGTTGATTTGATATCCAATATGTCTATTAAAGATATATTGGATTTAATTAAAAAAATAGAAAATAAATTTAATATTTCTTCTTCAGAATATATTAATAAAACAAATAGTGCAAGTGATAAAAAAATAGAAGAAAAAACTGAATTTAATATAATACTAAATTCAGTTGGTAAAAATAGAATAAGTGTAATTAAAGCTATACGTAGTATTACTAGTTTAGGATTAAAAGAATCTAAAAATCTTGTAGAATCTGCTCCAATATTAGTAAAAGAAAATATAAATAAAGAAGAATGTCAAAAAATAAAAAAAACATTAGAAGATGTTGGTGCTAAGGTTGAAATTAAATAAAAAAATTAAAATATTTTATGATAATTATACTACTAATAATTTTATAATTATTAGTAGTATTAATTATAAAATAATTTATAAAAATTAATTATAGGAAAACATAACATGTTTGGTTTTAAAAAACATAAACAAATTATTCGTAAAAGTTTTAATAAAAATCCTCAATTATTACAAGTACCATTTTTATTAGCTATTCAAATTAATTCTTTTAAAAGATTTTTAGAAATAGATCCTAAATGTAAAAGAGGTTTAGAATCTGAATTAAAATCATTTTTTCCTATAATAGAAAAAAAAAAAAACATTGAAATTAGATATATAAAATATAAAATAAGTAAACCAGAAGATTCTCCTTCAGAATGTAAAATTAAAAGTAAAACATATTTTTCACCATTATATATAACATTTCAATTAATTCAATATAAAAATTTATCAAAATCTAAAAAAATAAAAAAGATAACTGAACAAGAAGTTTTTATTGGTGAAATTCCTTTAATGACACCAACTGGATCTTTTATTATTAATGGAACAGAAAGAGTTGTAGTTTCTCAATTACATAGAAGTACAGGAATAATTTTTGATCATGATAAAGGTAAAAGCCATCCTTCTGGAAAGATATTATACAGATCAAGAGTTTTGCCTCAATCTGGATCTTGGTTAGATTTTGAATTTGATGTTAATGATCAATTACATTTAAGGATTAATCGTAGTCGTAAAATACCTGTTTATCTTATATTAAAAGCATTGGGATATAATTCAAATGAAATATTAAGAATTTTTTTTAAAACAATTAAATTTAAAATTTTAAATAATAAATTTTATACAAAATTTATACCAAGCAACTTTAAAAATGTTATTTTAAATTTTGATATTAAATTTAAAAATAAAATATATGTTAAAAAAAATTCAAGAGTTGATTATAATAGTATAAAAAGAATGAAAGAAGATAATATAAAAGAAATAGAAGTACCAATAAGTTATATTATTGGTTCAGTTGTATCTAAAAGTTATTATGATAAACATAATAAAATAATAATAAAAGTAAATAATAGGATTTCTATAAGATCATTATCAGAAATTGTTAAAAACAATTTTTTTTATATTGAAACTATTTTTATTAAAAAAAATAATAACTTATATTATAAAAATGTAATAAATATTAATTATTATAATAAAGATAAAGCTTTAATGGAAATATATAAAATTATAAAACCTGGGGAATATGCTTCAAAAGAATTATCTGAATGTTTTTTTAAAAAAATATTCTTAGATAAAAAAAAATATAATTTATCTTTAGTAGGAAGATATAGATTTAATAAATCTTTAGGAATTCAAATAACTCATGGACATAATAATTTAAGTAAAAATGATATTGTTAGAATAATTAAAAAAATTATAGATATTAAAAATAAAGTTCAGAAAACAGATAGTATAGATGATTTAAGTAATAGAAAAGTTAAATCTATAGGAGAAATGTTATCAAGTCAATTTAATATAGCTTTATTTAGAATAAAAAAAATGATAAAGTTATATCTTAAAGATAAAAAAAATAAAATAATATCTTTGGAAACATTAATTAATCCTAAAATACTTTCTAATATAATGAAAAGATTTTTTACTTTAAGTCCATTATCACAATTTATGGATCAAAATAACCCATTATCTGAAATTACTCATAAAAGACGAATCTCTTCTTTAGGTCCTGGTGGTTTAAATAGAGAAAGAGCTAATTTTGAAATTAGAGATGTTAATTATACTCATTATGGTAAAATGTGTCCTGTAGAAACTCCAGAAGGACCAAATATAGGATTAATAACTTCTTTAGCTTTATATGCTTATGTAAATAGAGATGGTTTTTTAGAAACTCCTTATTTTTGTGTTATAAAATGTAGGATAATTAAAGAAGTTCATTATTTATCTTCTGAAGAAGAAAGTAGATGTGTAATTGCTCAAGCTAGTACTAATTTAGATGATAATAATTATTTAATTGATGAATTTATATTATGTAGATATAAAGGAGAATCTGGTTTATTTAATCGTAAAGAAGTTAATTATATTGATGTTTCTATGCAACAAATATTATCAGTTGGTGTTTCCTTAATTCCATTTTTAGAACATAATGATGCTAATAGAGCTTTAATGGGTGCTAATATGCAAAGACAATCAGTTCCAAATTTAATTTCAGAATCACCTCTGATAGGTACTGGAATAGAAAAAATAATAACAATAGATTCAGGTTATTCAATTATTGCTATTAGAGGTGGTATTGTTAAATTTTTAGATTCTAAAAAAATTATTATTAAAGTTAATAAAAATGAAATAAATAAAAATAATGATATAGGTATAGATATTTATCGTTTAACTAAATATACTAGATCTAATCAAAATACCTGTATAAATCAAAAACCTATTGTCTATTTAAATGAAAAAATAAATATAGGTGATATTATAGCTGATGGATCAGCTAGTGATAAGGGTGAATTATCTTTAGGTCATAATGTTATGGTTGCTTTTATGCCTTGGAAAGGTTATAACTTTGAAGATGCAATATTAATTTCAGAAAGATTGTTAAAAGATGATTTATTTACTACATTACATATACAAGAATTATCATGTATAATTAAAGAAACTAAATTAGGTCCTGAAGTTATAACTAAATGTGTACCAAATGTAAATGAAGCTTTTTTAAAAAAATTAAATAACACAGGTATTGTTAGAATGGGTTCTTTTGTTAATGGGGGAGATGTTTTAGTAGGTAGAGTTAAACCTAAGATGTCTACTAGATTTTCACCAGAAGAAAGATTATTAAAAGCAATATTTGGACAAAGAACAACTGATTTTAAAGACGGGTCATTAAAAATGACATCAGAATTATCAGGAACGGTAATAGATATAAGAACTTTTAATCGTCAAGATGTAGTAAAAAATATGTATGAAATTATTTTAGAAAAAAAAAAAATTTTTAAAGAAGAAGTAAATATTATACAAGATTTTGAAATTTTAGAATCAATGTTTTTTAAAAAAATACACAATTTTATAATAAAAGAAAAAAAAATAAAACCTAAAAAAATATTACCTAAAAGAATTATTTTAGGATTAATTTTAAAAAATAAATTTAAACAAATGGAATTAGAAAAAATTAGAGAAGAATATTATGATGAAAAAAGAAGATTTTGTTATAAATTATTATCTAATAGAAAAAATATAAAAAAAATTTATACTTTACCAATTGGGGTAATTACTATGATTAAAATATTAATTGCTATTAAAAAACCAATACAAGTTGGTGATAAAATGTCTGGTCGTCATGGAAATAAAGGTGTAATATCAAGAATTAATCCTATTGAGGATATGCCTTATGATGAAAGTGGTATGCCTGTAGATATAGTTTTAAACCCTTTAGGTGTTCCTTCTCGTATGAATATTGGTCAAATTTTAGAAACTCATTTGGGTTTAGCATCAAAAGGAATAGGTGATAAAATAAATAAGATGGTAAAAAAAAAAGAAAAAATTTATAAAATACGTTCTTTTATGCAAAAAGTTTATAGTTTAGGTGTTAATCCTAGAGTAGCATTTAACTTAAAAAATTTATCAGATGATGAAGTTTTAGATTTAGCAAAAAGTATGAAACGTGGTATGCCAATGGCAACACCTGTATTTGATAGTGCTAAAAAATCTGAAATAAGAAAATTATTAAAATTATGTGATCTTCCACCTTCTGGGCAAGTTACTCTTTTTGATGGATGTACAGGAGAAAAAATAGAAAAACCTGTAACAATAGGTTATTTATATATGTTAAAATTAAATCATTTAGTTGATGATAAGATGCATGCTAGATCTACTGGTTCTTATAGTTTAATAACTCAACAACCATTAGGAGGTAAATCTCAATTTGGTGGACAAAGATTTGGAGAAATGGAAGTATGGGCTTTAGAAGCTTATGGAGCAGCATATACTTTACAAGAAATGTTAACAGTTAAATCTGATGATATTGAAGGAAGAACACAAATATATAAAAATATTATAAATAATAATTATAAAATGGAAACTAGTATTCCAGAATCATTTAATGTTCTTGTTAAAGAAATAAAATCTTTATGTATAAATATTGAATTAAAAAAATAAATTATTTAATATTAAAAAAAAGGAATATTAAAATTAAAAAAATAAATAATATTTTAAAAAATAAAAATAAGTTTTTAAAATTTAACCTTATTAAAATTATGTTAGCTTCTCCAAATTTAATTAGATCATGGTCACATGGTGAAATAACTAAACCCGAAACTATTAACTATCGTACATTTAAACCAGAACATGGTGGGTTATTTTGTGCTCGTATATTTGGTCCTGTTAGAGATTATGAATGTCTTTGTGGTAAGTATAAAAAACTAAAACATATAGGTGTTTTATGTGAAAAATGTGGTGTAGAAGTTATTGAATCTAAATATAGAAGAGAAAGAATGGGTCATATAGAATTAGCTTCTCCTGTGGCACATATATGGTTTTTAAGATCAATGCCTTCTAGAATAAGTTTATTATTAGATATGAATTTAAAAACTATAGAAAAAGTTCTTTATTTTGAATCTTACGTAGTAATTAAAT
It encodes the following:
- the rpsG gene encoding 30S ribosomal protein S7 codes for the protein MSRRRLFKKHKIIPDPKFGSEILSKFINLLMLKGKKTIAEKTVYKALKILSERVGENEIDSFIMSLNNIKPIIEVKSRRIGGSTYQIPTEIKSFRRNTLAMRWIINAARKRKDKYMYLKLANELYDAKYNKGLAAKKKEEIHRLAESNKAFAHYKW
- the rplJ gene encoding 50S ribosomal protein L10; translated protein: MILSFNNKKKIVNKISKIISKSLSIIIISICGIEVNKITELRKKCIKNKVYLKIVQNNLLKISIKNTKYECLENNIVGPTMMVCSLEHPGTAARLLKDFLKENKKLSIKAASFEGKLITSDKIDILTNLPTYKESLINLINILKEISIGKFIKLLNIIVKKKK
- the rplK gene encoding 50S ribosomal protein L11 — its product is MSKKIKSYIKLQILAGMANPSPPVGPALGQQGVNIAQFCNLFNEKTKDFEKKMPIPVIITVYYDKSFDFIIKTPPASILLKKAAKIKSGANKPKKDKIGNITYKQIKKIALIKSKDMNSLNLKSQIKSIKGTAISMGLTIIDD
- the tuf gene encoding elongation factor Tu; amino-acid sequence: MSKEKFQRIKPHINVGTIGHVDHGKTTLTAAITTVLSKIHGGSAKAFEQIDNAPEEKARGITINTSHVEYNTSKRHYAHVDCPGHADYVKNMITGAAQMDGAILVVAATDGPMPQTREHILLGRQVGVPYIMVFLNKCDMVDDEELLELVEMEVRDLLTQYEFPGNKIPIVRGSALKALEGDPKWEQKIVELANHLDNYIPEPKRDIDKPFLLPIEDVFSISGRGTVVTGRVERGSIKIGEEISIIGIKPTTKTICTGVEMFRKLLDEGRAGENIGVLLRGTKREEIERGQVLAKPNTIKPHTKFEAEVYILSKEEGGRHTPFFKGYRPQFYFRTTDVTGLIELPKGVEMVMPGDNIKMNVVLIHPIAMEDGLRFAIREGGHTVGAGIVSKIIE
- the rplL gene encoding 50S ribosomal protein L7/L12; protein product: MSFDKEKIVDLISNMSIKDILDLIKKIENKFNISSSEYINKTNSASDKKIEEKTEFNIILNSVGKNRISVIKAIRSITSLGLKESKNLVESAPILVKENINKEECQKIKKTLEDVGAKVEIK
- the fusA gene encoding elongation factor G: MSRTTPISNYRNIGISAHIDAGKTTTTERILFYTGVNYKIGEVHDGAATMDWMAQEQERGITITSAATTTFWSGMNNQFKPHKINIIDTPGHVDFTIEVERSMRVLDGVVMLYCAVGGVQPQSETVWRQANKYKVPRIAFINKMDRIGSNFLKVIDQMKNKLYACPVPIQLPIGSENNFVGVIDLIKMKAIYWDDKNNGIYFKYCDIPKNMLKESKRWNKKLIESALEDNEYLMEKYLDGIDISEKEIKLELRNLVLKNKIMIVTCGSSFRNKGVQAMLDAIIDYLPSPKDKICNKNIYFNKSKKKNNKNKEPFSALAFKISNDSFVGNLTFFRVYSGMIKTGDIILNSVKKQKERLGRIVQMHANKREEIKEVHSGDIAAAIGLKNVTTGDTLCDPDNNIILEKIDFPEPVISVALEPKTKIDQEKMGMSLSKLAKEDPSFKFCTDLESNQTIISGMGELHLEIIVDRMKREFNVEANIGKPQVAYRETIKEKVINVEGKYIRQSGGRGQYGHVVIDLSPLKNSKSNYLFINDIKGGVIPNEYILAINKGIQEQLKSGPLAGYPVVNILVRLHFGSYHDVDSSELAFKFAASMAFRDAFKKACPVLLEPIMKVEIITPESYMGEVIGDLNRRRGMIEGMESNLMDKIITSNVPLSEMFNYSTDLRSKTQGRALYSMEFLKYSETPNLISEKIIKLRGKKNI
- the rplA gene encoding 50S ribosomal protein L1 → MNKLSKKSNKKYYKFNKNKTYKFDYAIDILKKNTISSFLESVDVSINLNIDKNKTKNNINNFIILPYNIKKKLKIVVFAQGKNADLAKKCGADFVGMEDLLELIKKDEIKYDVVIATPDSVKLIKSLGPILGPKGLMPNSKLDTITNNIKSSIKNIKNGKIQYKSDKNGIINTTIGKINFKNYELKENLKFLLSDIQKLKYNKNKGNFLKKVYLSTTMGIAINLIISNII
- the tsgA gene encoding MFS transporter TsgA; the encoded protein is MINLNIKKLTIISFLLYSFTGALAVITGNIIGNLSIYFKVSLSNMSLHFAFLNLGILVAMIVNTYIKKNVFIKNKIIFSFFLVIISMIILFFNNKIIEIFSLFIFLMGFVGGLSLSIGTFLIANIYEGKQRGFYMLITDSFFSVSGIIFPMISGFLIFKKIDFFWIYLLVSLVYFIIFCLTLITDFNNLESKIKNNYKEKESLKLENILLFLLSLFYISAQSMFISWIPTYVKNFIKIDSLNENKIASIFWFFYMLGMWFFSYINKILDLQKILIFLTGMSSLFIFIFLQCNNFNLLSFIMIFIGFFSSAIYTIIITLSAMQTKIPSIKFVNLTLISGTTGSFITFNASNFLLSSNNTYLTLYTSNILYLIVFFMSILLTFFTKHNKYNK